The sequence TTCCTGGATTTGCCCAGCCGACTGTCAGGAGTGCGGCAAGAAAAAATGTTGCGGTAGTTTTTATAAGTAGGTTCATTGCTCGTGTTTTAATCTATTTGGATGGAGAAGTCCTTCCCCTTAACCTCAATAATGGCTTGGCGCGTATTTTCCTGGTACGACCAGTTATTGGCGCCATAAATACTTTTGGGTTTGGTTGCCCGGTTAACAAGAATAGTATAATCATGGTCTTTCTGACCTTTCACCTGAATCAGGTTGCCGTTTTGACTGGTGATTACCTCTACTTCCGAGTAGTAAAATCCATCGCCAAGCGGTTCGTAAAAATACAGCGAGGCATCTTCCTGTTTCAGAATATACAGGCTGAATTTCGCTGAATACAAGGTGCTATCTCCATTAATCAGCGCTTGCGTTTCTGTTGGATTGACCGGGATAATAACAGCATCGGCATTGCGGTTGATGGTTTGAAACTGTTCTTCAAGCGTGTGGATTGTTGCTTCCTGAACCGATTGTGATTTGGTTTTTATTAATTCGGGTTGCTGAATATTATTACACTCAATAAGCTCGATGGGTTGGCCGGTAGCCGTTTTTAGCACAACGTTTTTCATGGTCCAATCGCTGGCATAACTCAGCTGGCCGCTTTCTTCAGCTTCTACCGAAACATTTTTCCAGCTGATGTTGTGAATGTGACGTTCGGAATAAGCATTGGCATAAAATGCACGTTTAGCCTTTTCCACTTTTATATCGCTGAGTGTTATGTTTCTGAATTCAGGAATTCCCTTTTCTTCGGGAACGACACGCTGACTCAGTACCCGCCAACGATCCTTTATTTCCGCTTCAGGAATATTGTCGGGAATAGTGCAGTAGCTGTATTCTGGGTACCAGTTCAGTTCAAAATGAAAAGGATTAGCTACGTTCTCCATTTTTATGTCGTGAAAATGAATGTTCTCGATAACTCCGCCACGTACTTTGGCCGATTTAAAACGTATCCCGATATTGGTACCAATGGCTTTTAACCCATAAACTTCGATGTTACGCATGCCGCCCGAGGTTTCACTTCCCAGTGTAATTAAACCATGACCGGCGCGAGTGATACAATTCCGGTAAACGATATTTTCGGCCGGACGGTTTACACGCAATCCGTCAGCGTCTTTCCCCGCCTTTATGCACAGATTATCGTCGTTGCAATCGATGTCGCAATTCTCCACCAGTACATCTTTTGAGGAGTCGGTATCCACTCCATCAGAACTTGGCCCGTGGCCGCCAATGTTGTTGCGAACCACCAATCCGTCAACATGTACGCGGGTACTGTAGGTCAGCGAAATGGTCCAGAATCCCGCACGTTTTACGGTAAAGTCTTTCAGCAGCACATCTTCCGATTTCCAGATAACGACAGGGCGCACACGCTCGCAATCGTAATCAACGGCCCAGCGAATACCTTTGTCTTTGTACTCGCCCCACATGCCACCACTGTATTTCGGATCGCCCCAGAATTTATCCCACCAGTATTTGCCGTTTCCGTCGATCACTCCTTTTCCGGTAATACGCACATTTTTCTCATTGTAAACATTGATCAGCGCCGCCGGCCATTCCATTTCTATTCCGGCAATTCGTGTCCACTTTCGCGGGTAATAATCGTTATTTTGAATGGCCTGAATCACCACTCCCTCCCCAATGTGCAGATCCACGTTCGATTTTACAAAAAGGGCTCCTGACAAATACGTTCCTATGGGGAAAATTACTTTGCCACCTCCGGCTTCTGTTGCTGCGTCAATGGTATTTTGAATGGCTTCAGTGGCCAGAGTTATTCCATCGGCAACCGCTCCAAAATCGGCTACATTGAAAGTTTTGTCCGGAATCGTAGCGAAGTCGTCATTATAAAAAATACTTTCCAAATGTTTTACCAGCTCACTTTTGTGTGCTTCTTTTGTGGCCCTTTGCGAACAGGATAAAAGCAGCGACAAAAATATAATGGTTATCGATAATCGTTTCATTTTAATTGTTTTGATCCTTTTCTGTTAGTTGAATAATTCGCACCGGTCCCAACAGTCCCGAAGGAAGTGGCTCCCAGTTTGCTGCCGTAAAAGTGCCGTCTGCACCAACGTTTTCTCTTTCGTGAGCCGCAAAGTTGATATTGTAGAATTTCTTGTAGTTCATGTTATTCTTGTCCATATCGATAATGCGGTTGGCCATCAGGTTGGTAACTTTTAACTCTAGCGAATTTTCAGCTTGTAGCAATTCTTTGGGCAGTACAATTTGAAAAACCGGACCGATCAGAGTCCCTAAATAATTTTCATTTAGCCACACTTCGGCTGATTCGTGTACTTCTCCCAAATCAAGTAGATAATTATTTTCGCTGTTTTCAGGTATTTCAAAATTGGTTTTATAACTGGCTGTACCCGAGAACTTTTGCAGCTCTTCTGATTGTGCTGACCACGATGTTAATCCTGTGGTCTTATAAGACGCAGGCAAAGTTGGCCCTCCTTTTTCAAAGGTGATTTCCCATTCCCCATTTAGTTCTGTTTTTGTGTTTGATTGTTGCCAAAGTGGATTAGGTTCAGCTGTTACTTTGTTAGAATACCATTGCAGAATTAATGTTTCACCGGGTTTTAATTGGAGGTAAACCTGTGTTTGTCTTTCGTCATTTTTTTGAGTAAGTGCTTTCCCAAAAGTTTTAGTCATTGGATTAAACAAAACTGCTTCTTTGCCTGATTTCTGAACGTTGATCCATTGATCAAGTGGTTTCTCTGTCCAATTTGCGATAAAGTAGCAAGCTCCTTCTTTACGTTCAACCCGGTTATACCAAAGTCCTTGCGGAGCTAATTCTTCACCGTAAACTCCAGTAGCATTTAATAGGCTTTGTACGTTCTCACCAACCAGAATTTTTCCATTGCCAGATGTTGCTGACAGGTAATTTTCTTCAGTCTTAAATTGTAGTTTTTTAAGTAGTCTATTTATCTCAGCTTGTTGATTTTCAAAATTGTTTAATCCCGGAACTTTTACGGGAATTTTATTCTCAAAGATTATAGTTGCTCCGTCTTGTGCCAACGTAAAAAGGTGTTTTAATGTCTCCAAAGGCATTGACGTACAATCAGGAATAAGAATGGTTTTGTATACGGCTCCCGCAGACTGAATTTCGCCTTTCGAGAAGTTCAATTTCTTGATCTGCCTGTCGGAAATATAATCAAACGATTGTCCCTGGGCAAGGAGCTCATTGCTGATTTTAGCAGTCAGTTCTTCGCTGTGGCCGCCAAAATGCGGAAGGATATTCCGGTCTCTTTCCGTCCATACATCGTAAATGGGAAAATACAACAGGATGTCGTTATCGGGTGTTGAATTTTGAATAAACGACTGGCAGTTGGCGATGTAATTATTCACCGTTTTTAAATCGTTCCACCAGGTGTTGGTTGGCGCAAATTGAACAGCTGCGTAAAACATCCATCCGGGCCATTTTTCTTCCAGGGGTGAGTAAGGCGTACCGTGATAAACGATGTGGTTAACCCCGTTTCTAAGATAATTGTCGGCATTTTGTTTTACATCGGCCAGGGTGCTTAAAAAGTGTTCGTTGAGCCAGGTAGCAGCTTCGCAGGCAATTAGCGGTTTCCCCGAAGTATGTCCGGCAGATGTTGCCATTTTTATGCGCATCGGGTCAGTTCCTTCAGTTTCAGGAATGTGACTGGCTTCGTACAGATCCAAAATTGCCGCTGGTGAACCATGTGCCTGGTTGCGGATGATTGCATTGTGCGATTCGGCCCAATCTGCCCATACAACGGTGAATTTTTCCAACAGTAAATCGGAAATGGTTTCGCGGTAATCGCACAAAACACGCTGGTTGGTCTCTTCATCCAGACCGCCAAAAAGCGCAGGAAGTTTTGTCTTCAGATTGTAGCCTCTGCGTTTTTCAAACTCTTCAAAAAAGAGGGGAGTCCAGTTGGCATCGCCGTATGCGTCATCAACTTCGTATGAGTCGTTAAAAAATGCCCGAAGCCCTGACAAATAGATGTCTTTGGCATTTTTATCAAAATCGGCTAAAAACAGTTTTGTGGCCTCTTCCGAAAAATGGTCGATCACATTTCCTTCGCCACCGGTTCCCGCACGCTCTACCATTTTGCCGTGCCAGCCCTGAAAAACTGCGTATAAATCCCAGTTTCCTTCGGGAGCTGCCCAATCGAGAATCCCGTTTGCGTTAACGAAACTAGTTAAATCAATAGATTTCCCTTGTTCGTTAAAAGCCATCAACGTTTGCAGTGGAAGCGGCTTTTCGAATCTTACCTGGTCGAGTGCTAATTCCTGTAAATTTGTATTGCTGCTGATGGGGAATTTTACTTCCGAGATATCCACTTTTTTATTTACGGCACGTACTAATGAAGGCTGAATAAACTCAACTTTTTCTGTTAGTTTTTCGCCTGTTTTTAGGTGGTACTTTTTATACTGAAGGTTTTTGCAGGCGTGTTCTGCATCAATCCACGGACCGCCAAACGGCCAGCCCGAAGCATTGGCCAGATCAACTCCCAAACCAAGACGATTCGCTTCTTTTAATGTATGTTCAAACATATCCATCCATTGCGCCGATTGAAAAGAAATGGATTTGTCTTCGTCGCCTTTTACATCGTAAATGGGTGTAATTTCTACACCTCCAAAACCTGCTTTGGCCAATACTTCGAGATTGGCGGTTAAGTTGGTTTTGTCAACTGCACTTCCGTGCCACCACCAGCGTGTCCAGGGTTTGGTTTCGTTATTTTGTTCCGGCCACTGCGGGACTGTCGTTTTTTCGCACGATGAGAACACCAGAATAGTACAAATAAACAGGATCAATCGGTGTATGTTTATGGCTTGTCTCATCGGCAGAAATTATTTTATCGTTGATTTATTTTGTTTTCCATACAAGTACACCGGCAGTTGGAATGTTTTTGTCTCCAATCAGAATTTCTGTATTGGCAGGTAATTCCATATCGTAATCAATATTGGAGTAATTCACTGCAATTCCGTAACCGTCGCGGTATTCAACCATAACACCTTCGGGATAATCTTTTACATCGATAGCGAGACGATCGTACAATTTATCAAGAACCGCACGCTCCAGTTTCCCATCGTGACTGTCGGCGCCAACATAAGTAACAGTGCCGTTGCCCAAATTATTGAATGTTACAGCTGTTTTCCCTGTATAATAATCCCCACTAAAAGTTCCCCAGCTTTCGGTGCCGTTGTTGGTGTGCATAATGTCTCCCCAGGTTGTCCAGGCGTATTTCTTATTATCCATTACCACTGTGTCGGGAGCAAAAGGACGGAGTAAATCGTAGAATTCAATTTCACCGCCAATCAATTCGTAAAGCGGCTCGGCATGTTTTGCCTGCCACAGATGTCCCAACTCATCCTGATGTCCGGTACGAACCGACATAACCAGGTTGCCACCGTCCTTTACATATTCCGTGAGCTTGTCAACCAACTCTAAACTCATTTGTTGGTAAGCCGGAAGAACGAGTACCGGATACTGAGAAAAATCCATAGTGTCGCGAATAAAATCAACCGGTGCGCCAAATGCTTTCAGGGCTTTATAGTATTTTAATACATGAGCTTCTGTATCCCAAACATTGGTTTGTTTGTTGTTGTTTATGGCAACCGTGTTGTCCGGATCGTACAAAATAGCCGTCTTTCTGTTTAGATAATCCTGAGGAATTTGCCCTTCAGAAGGATTGTTTCGCAGTACTTCAATTTCCTTGATAAACGCTTCATATTCCAGACCGCCCGGTGTTGGTGTTACGCCATCGGGACCAACAATTCCGTAGTGGTACTGTTCGTAGCCGTAAATAGGCGCGCGGAAACGGTAAGTGCAGGTAAATTGGCTGCCTCCGGCAAATACGTGCCATAACCACAAACGTACTGCTCCCGGCAATGGTTGCGAGTTGATCGATCCCCAGTTTACCTGTCCGGGTTGCAATTCCATCACCCCGTAAATGGGCGATAAAGGCCTGAAATAATCGTTGGCCATGGCAATGCGCGAGTATTCACCAACACGGTAACCTTTTGGGCCAATTCCGTGGTGCTC comes from uncultured Draconibacterium sp. and encodes:
- a CDS encoding glycoside hydrolase family 28 protein, which codes for MKRLSITIIFLSLLLSCSQRATKEAHKSELVKHLESIFYNDDFATIPDKTFNVADFGAVADGITLATEAIQNTIDAATEAGGGKVIFPIGTYLSGALFVKSNVDLHIGEGVVIQAIQNNDYYPRKWTRIAGIEMEWPAALINVYNEKNVRITGKGVIDGNGKYWWDKFWGDPKYSGGMWGEYKDKGIRWAVDYDCERVRPVVIWKSEDVLLKDFTVKRAGFWTISLTYSTRVHVDGLVVRNNIGGHGPSSDGVDTDSSKDVLVENCDIDCNDDNLCIKAGKDADGLRVNRPAENIVYRNCITRAGHGLITLGSETSGGMRNIEVYGLKAIGTNIGIRFKSAKVRGGVIENIHFHDIKMENVANPFHFELNWYPEYSYCTIPDNIPEAEIKDRWRVLSQRVVPEEKGIPEFRNITLSDIKVEKAKRAFYANAYSERHIHNISWKNVSVEAEESGQLSYASDWTMKNVVLKTATGQPIELIECNNIQQPELIKTKSQSVQEATIHTLEEQFQTINRNADAVIIPVNPTETQALINGDSTLYSAKFSLYILKQEDASLYFYEPLGDGFYYSEVEVITSQNGNLIQVKGQKDHDYTILVNRATKPKSIYGANNWSYQENTRQAIIEVKGKDFSIQID
- a CDS encoding glycosyl hydrolase, with protein sequence MRQAINIHRLILFICTILVFSSCEKTTVPQWPEQNNETKPWTRWWWHGSAVDKTNLTANLEVLAKAGFGGVEITPIYDVKGDEDKSISFQSAQWMDMFEHTLKEANRLGLGVDLANASGWPFGGPWIDAEHACKNLQYKKYHLKTGEKLTEKVEFIQPSLVRAVNKKVDISEVKFPISSNTNLQELALDQVRFEKPLPLQTLMAFNEQGKSIDLTSFVNANGILDWAAPEGNWDLYAVFQGWHGKMVERAGTGGEGNVIDHFSEEATKLFLADFDKNAKDIYLSGLRAFFNDSYEVDDAYGDANWTPLFFEEFEKRRGYNLKTKLPALFGGLDEETNQRVLCDYRETISDLLLEKFTVVWADWAESHNAIIRNQAHGSPAAILDLYEASHIPETEGTDPMRIKMATSAGHTSGKPLIACEAATWLNEHFLSTLADVKQNADNYLRNGVNHIVYHGTPYSPLEEKWPGWMFYAAVQFAPTNTWWNDLKTVNNYIANCQSFIQNSTPDNDILLYFPIYDVWTERDRNILPHFGGHSEELTAKISNELLAQGQSFDYISDRQIKKLNFSKGEIQSAGAVYKTILIPDCTSMPLETLKHLFTLAQDGATIIFENKIPVKVPGLNNFENQQAEINRLLKKLQFKTEENYLSATSGNGKILVGENVQSLLNATGVYGEELAPQGLWYNRVERKEGACYFIANWTEKPLDQWINVQKSGKEAVLFNPMTKTFGKALTQKNDERQTQVYLQLKPGETLILQWYSNKVTAEPNPLWQQSNTKTELNGEWEITFEKGGPTLPASYKTTGLTSWSAQSEELQKFSGTASYKTNFEIPENSENNYLLDLGEVHESAEVWLNENYLGTLIGPVFQIVLPKELLQAENSLELKVTNLMANRIIDMDKNNMNYKKFYNINFAAHERENVGADGTFTAANWEPLPSGLLGPVRIIQLTEKDQNN
- a CDS encoding beta-galactosidase; this encodes MKKRPSFHSKFILFGFLFFCFGVFSSSAQQVNFFPPEDLTSVGAYYYPEHWDESQWERDIKKLAEMGFEFTHFAEFAWAQLEPEEGVYDFSWLDKAVALADKYNMKVVMCTSTATPPVWLVRKHPDILKQHENGTSMDHGSRQHASFSNEYYRSYSLKMIEELAKHYGNDDRIFGWQLDNEPAANVDYGDDAQERFRAWLQKKYGDIETLNDAWGTNFWSGTYTSFNQINIPKHSQWGMNLYQRLDHSRFCDYETSSFLDDQAKVIRPYANPDQWITTNYIPYYDARYVGASKELDFITYTRYMIYGEHHGIGPKGYRVGEYSRIAMANDYFRPLSPIYGVMELQPGQVNWGSINSQPLPGAVRLWLWHVFAGGSQFTCTYRFRAPIYGYEQYHYGIVGPDGVTPTPGGLEYEAFIKEIEVLRNNPSEGQIPQDYLNRKTAILYDPDNTVAINNNKQTNVWDTEAHVLKYYKALKAFGAPVDFIRDTMDFSQYPVLVLPAYQQMSLELVDKLTEYVKDGGNLVMSVRTGHQDELGHLWQAKHAEPLYELIGGEIEFYDLLRPFAPDTVVMDNKKYAWTTWGDIMHTNNGTESWGTFSGDYYTGKTAVTFNNLGNGTVTYVGADSHDGKLERAVLDKLYDRLAIDVKDYPEGVMVEYRDGYGIAVNYSNIDYDMELPANTEILIGDKNIPTAGVLVWKTK